Proteins from a single region of Acidobacteriota bacterium:
- a CDS encoding TonB-dependent receptor — protein MNAKWMKGLALVAVVLLVAPAAFAQTTGRVDGTVSDDTGAALPGVTVTLNSGQLQGERVGVTGADGKFRFVGLPVGDYTLTAALDGFSNLEQTGIGVGIDKTITLQLTMSTAFGEEVTVSGAAPIIDTTSTTGGASFSEDLFEELPVGRTFAGLAFAAPGVVSGGLGSNPSIGGASAAENRYVVDGLDTTDPAFGTIGTSVPFEFVKEVEVKTGGYEAEYGGALGGILNVVTKSGGNQLEGDIFGYWSDDSLQSDSPPTAVFGTDLGFTEYDFGAAIGGKLIQDKLWYFVAVNPSTTEDEYTSRGELTTYTEEEESLFYAGKLTWQMNPSHQLVFSVFGDPRDRTEDGVRNTAGFVASESERGAQNFGVTYNGTLSSSLFAEVSVGLYDETFNAQPVTENARYEVRSFGGLAEQLASTLGDCYTPGQFNTRFNMNAGCRGGTFAQDNGDSERSEARGALTWFGATGTIDHELKFGATVRDVEYTDQARYPGAVPGPAIDETGFVFDPQGLAGQRYLLFNTLAGVPAYLLIEYDQDSTGETDEQAIYLQDRVRLNDYFSLNLGVRADSFESTGEATAASLANPAANSTQALDFGFSDMVAPRIGFTWDVFKNGRSKLYGHYGEFYESVPLDINARAFGNEQFNFYYFYYPSDGSVPSANNYGTHFYTYALGTGVGVSDDIEPMYTTEALVGFEYEVMPNVSLGIKYTERGIENVIEDISVDGGQTYFVTNPGSTTFDVNPVTGAPLASTVVFPEPVRDYEAIELTVNKRFTNNWQLYGSYVNSENFGNYGGLFRQDNGQLDPNITSLYDLPELLVGAEGLLPNDREHQFKLYGSYLWPFKLVTGFYGQFLSGTPISQLGAHPVYGTSERFVTPRGSFGRTPDRWNVDLHLQYPIEFGNGTELKIIADIFNVTDEQEATTVDQDWTFARLTATPNPPDPQGNPNFGTPTSFQSPRTVRIGVKLAF, from the coding sequence ATGAATGCCAAGTGGATGAAAGGCCTGGCCCTGGTAGCCGTCGTGCTGCTCGTGGCCCCCGCCGCCTTCGCCCAGACGACCGGCCGTGTCGACGGTACGGTCTCGGACGACACCGGCGCCGCCCTTCCGGGCGTGACGGTGACCCTGAACAGTGGTCAGCTCCAGGGTGAGCGTGTCGGCGTCACGGGCGCCGACGGCAAGTTCCGTTTTGTCGGCCTGCCGGTCGGCGACTACACCCTGACCGCGGCTCTCGATGGTTTCTCGAACCTCGAGCAGACCGGCATCGGTGTTGGTATCGATAAGACCATCACCCTCCAGCTCACCATGTCCACCGCCTTCGGCGAAGAGGTGACCGTCAGCGGCGCCGCGCCGATCATCGACACCACCAGCACCACCGGTGGCGCCAGCTTCAGCGAGGATCTGTTCGAGGAGCTGCCGGTCGGCCGCACCTTCGCCGGTCTCGCTTTCGCGGCCCCGGGTGTGGTCAGCGGTGGTCTGGGCAGCAACCCGTCCATCGGTGGCGCCTCCGCCGCTGAGAACCGCTACGTGGTCGACGGTCTCGACACCACGGATCCGGCCTTCGGCACGATCGGCACCAGCGTGCCCTTCGAGTTCGTCAAGGAGGTCGAGGTCAAGACCGGTGGTTACGAGGCTGAGTACGGTGGCGCCCTGGGCGGCATCCTCAACGTCGTCACCAAGTCCGGTGGTAACCAGCTCGAGGGCGACATCTTCGGCTACTGGTCCGACGACAGCCTGCAGTCCGACAGCCCGCCGACGGCGGTCTTCGGCACCGACCTGGGCTTCACCGAGTACGATTTCGGTGCCGCCATCGGTGGCAAGCTGATCCAGGACAAGCTGTGGTACTTCGTGGCGGTCAACCCCTCGACCACCGAGGACGAGTACACCAGCCGTGGCGAGCTCACCACCTACACCGAGGAAGAGGAGTCCCTCTTCTACGCCGGCAAGCTGACCTGGCAGATGAACCCCAGCCACCAGCTGGTGTTCTCGGTCTTCGGTGATCCCCGCGATCGCACCGAGGACGGTGTCCGCAATACCGCCGGCTTCGTGGCCTCCGAGTCCGAGCGTGGCGCCCAGAACTTCGGCGTCACCTACAACGGCACCCTGTCCTCGAGCCTGTTCGCCGAGGTCAGCGTCGGTCTCTATGACGAGACTTTCAACGCTCAGCCCGTCACCGAGAATGCGCGCTACGAGGTTCGCAGCTTCGGCGGTTTGGCGGAGCAGCTCGCGTCGACCCTCGGCGACTGCTACACCCCGGGTCAGTTCAACACCCGCTTCAACATGAACGCGGGCTGCCGTGGCGGCACCTTCGCTCAGGACAACGGTGACTCGGAGCGTTCCGAGGCTCGCGGTGCCCTGACCTGGTTCGGTGCCACCGGCACCATCGACCACGAGCTCAAGTTCGGTGCCACCGTCCGCGACGTTGAGTACACCGACCAGGCCCGCTACCCCGGTGCGGTTCCGGGACCGGCCATCGATGAGACCGGTTTCGTCTTCGATCCGCAGGGCCTTGCTGGGCAGCGCTACCTGCTGTTCAACACCCTCGCCGGTGTGCCGGCCTACCTCCTGATCGAGTACGACCAGGACTCTACCGGTGAGACCGACGAGCAGGCCATCTACCTGCAGGATCGGGTTCGCTTGAACGACTACTTCTCGCTGAACCTCGGCGTCCGCGCCGATTCCTTCGAGTCGACCGGTGAGGCCACGGCCGCTTCGCTCGCCAACCCGGCCGCCAACTCCACTCAGGCGCTGGACTTTGGCTTCAGCGACATGGTGGCGCCGCGTATCGGCTTCACCTGGGACGTCTTCAAGAACGGCCGCTCGAAGCTGTACGGTCACTACGGTGAGTTCTACGAGTCGGTTCCGCTCGACATCAACGCCCGTGCGTTCGGTAACGAGCAGTTCAACTTCTACTACTTCTACTACCCGAGCGACGGCTCCGTGCCCTCCGCCAATAACTACGGTACCCACTTCTACACTTACGCCTTGGGCACCGGTGTCGGCGTCAGCGATGACATCGAGCCGATGTACACCACCGAAGCTTTGGTCGGGTTCGAGTACGAGGTCATGCCGAACGTGTCCCTCGGCATCAAGTACACCGAGCGCGGTATCGAGAACGTGATCGAAGACATCTCGGTTGACGGTGGCCAGACTTACTTCGTCACCAACCCGGGTAGCACCACCTTCGACGTCAACCCGGTCACCGGCGCTCCGCTGGCTTCGACCGTGGTCTTCCCCGAGCCGGTTCGCGACTACGAGGCCATTGAGCTGACGGTCAACAAGCGGTTCACCAACAATTGGCAGCTCTACGGCTCCTACGTGAACTCGGAGAACTTCGGCAACTATGGCGGTCTGTTCCGTCAGGACAACGGCCAGCTCGACCCGAACATCACGTCGCTGTATGACCTCCCGGAGCTCCTGGTGGGCGCCGAGGGTCTGCTGCCCAACGACCGTGAGCACCAGTTCAAGCTCTACGGCTCGTACCTGTGGCCCTTCAAGCTGGTCACCGGCTTCTACGGTCAGTTCCTGTCCGGTACGCCGATCAGCCAGCTGGGTGCCCACCCGGTCTACGGCACCTCGGAGCGTTTCGTGACGCCTCGCGGTTCCTTCGGCCGTACCCCGGACCGGTGGAATGTTGACCTCCACCTGCAGTACCCGATCGAGTTCGGTAACGGTACCGAGCTCAAGATCATCGCGGACATCTTCAACGTCACCGACGAGCAGGAAGCGACGACCGTTGATCAGGACTGGACTTTCGCCCGTCTGACCGCGACTCCGAACCCGCCGGACCCGCAGGGCAACCCGAACTTCGGTACGCCGACGTCGTTCCAGTCGCCGCGTACGGTTCGGATTGGTGTCAAGCTTGCTTTCTAA
- a CDS encoding tetratricopeptide repeat protein, producing MSRALRSTVFTLAGLLLVTGLLFAQAQGRVQGKVVDENGEPLAGVTVTITSEGYGFEEVKKTDKKGRFAVLFVDATRQYLFKFEKEGHATFEQPLKPTIGDNMRQEFTLPTVGSQAAQAGGGTTSGPSTNPAINTFNDGVEAFQAGDLETAKAKFLRASEMDKKLVEPYSALAGLYSDEGNHQQALEMANKVIELDPANTRALRVQYDAYKELGDNEKAAAALEALKTTGGGTDTAIRIFNEGAEAARLGDLDTASKRFEEALELDSELSPAHNALARIYFLQKDYEKSIAAATAALDIDPSLTDVLKFKYESYRALGDDAAALEVFGEMSQADPKGTAKALYDQAVSMFNGGNIAGAQAALEQTLAADSSYIKAHYMLGLCYVNSGDTAKAKEHLEKFIAEAPDDPDIATAKEMLSYVG from the coding sequence ATGTCTCGAGCTCTTCGTAGCACTGTTTTCACCCTGGCTGGCCTGTTGCTGGTGACGGGTCTCTTGTTCGCTCAGGCCCAGGGACGGGTCCAGGGCAAGGTCGTCGATGAGAACGGGGAGCCCTTGGCTGGAGTCACCGTCACCATCACGTCGGAAGGCTATGGCTTCGAGGAGGTCAAGAAGACCGACAAGAAGGGGCGCTTTGCGGTGCTCTTCGTCGATGCCACTCGACAGTACCTGTTCAAGTTCGAGAAGGAAGGCCACGCCACCTTCGAGCAGCCCTTGAAGCCCACCATCGGCGACAACATGCGCCAGGAGTTCACCCTGCCGACGGTCGGCTCGCAGGCCGCCCAGGCCGGTGGCGGAACCACTTCCGGCCCGTCGACCAATCCGGCCATCAACACCTTCAACGATGGCGTCGAGGCTTTCCAGGCCGGTGATCTCGAGACCGCCAAGGCGAAGTTCCTCCGGGCGTCCGAGATGGACAAGAAGCTGGTCGAGCCCTATTCCGCTCTGGCCGGCCTCTACAGCGACGAAGGCAATCACCAGCAGGCCCTCGAGATGGCCAACAAGGTGATCGAGCTCGATCCCGCCAACACCCGCGCGCTGCGCGTGCAGTACGACGCCTACAAGGAGCTCGGCGACAACGAAAAGGCCGCCGCTGCCCTCGAGGCCTTGAAGACCACTGGCGGCGGCACCGACACCGCCATCCGAATCTTCAATGAGGGAGCCGAGGCGGCCCGATTGGGTGATCTCGATACCGCTTCGAAGCGTTTCGAGGAGGCCCTGGAGCTCGATTCGGAGCTCTCTCCGGCGCACAACGCTTTGGCCCGTATCTACTTCTTGCAAAAGGATTACGAGAAATCCATCGCGGCGGCGACGGCGGCCCTCGACATCGACCCGAGTCTGACCGACGTGCTCAAGTTCAAGTACGAGTCCTATCGCGCCCTGGGCGACGATGCGGCCGCCCTCGAGGTCTTCGGTGAGATGTCCCAGGCCGACCCCAAGGGCACCGCCAAGGCGCTCTACGATCAGGCCGTTTCGATGTTCAACGGTGGCAATATCGCCGGTGCCCAGGCGGCTCTCGAGCAGACCTTGGCGGCCGACTCGAGCTACATCAAGGCGCACTACATGCTGGGCCTCTGCTACGTCAACTCGGGCGATACCGCCAAGGCCAAGGAGCACCTCGAGAAGTTCATCGCCGAGGCGCCGGACGATCCCGATATCGCCACCGCCAAGGAGATGCTGAGCTACGTCGGTTAG
- a CDS encoding histone deacetylase → MKAFYCDQFELPLPPEHRFPMAKYRLLRQRVAGHREIDLEVPPAAEAVDLLRVHDAAYVSRVVGGALARQEIRRLGFPWSRRLVERSRRSVGGTLAACRWALEDGAAVNLAGGTHHAFADHGEGYCVFNDVAVAARSLLAEGSVRRVLVVDLDVHQGNGTAAIFGGDPRVFTFSMHGRRNFPARKVPGDLDLALEDGTGDDEYLDLLDQALERAFAASGAELVIYVAGADPFAGDRLGRLALSRAGLAERDRRVFAGARREGLPVAAVMAGGYARDVDDVVAIHQVTVETAVRNCTGTAGGAIE, encoded by the coding sequence GTGAAGGCCTTCTACTGCGACCAGTTCGAGCTCCCCTTGCCGCCCGAGCACCGCTTCCCGATGGCCAAGTACCGCCTCCTGCGGCAGCGCGTCGCGGGCCACCGGGAGATCGATCTCGAGGTGCCGCCGGCCGCCGAGGCTGTTGATCTGCTGCGGGTGCACGATGCGGCCTATGTTTCTCGGGTGGTCGGGGGCGCCCTGGCGCGACAGGAAATACGGCGCCTCGGCTTCCCCTGGTCACGGCGGCTGGTCGAGCGCTCGCGCCGCTCCGTCGGCGGCACCCTGGCCGCCTGTCGGTGGGCCCTCGAAGATGGTGCGGCGGTCAACCTCGCCGGCGGTACCCATCACGCCTTCGCCGACCACGGTGAGGGCTACTGTGTCTTCAACGATGTGGCGGTGGCGGCGCGAAGCCTGCTCGCCGAGGGCTCGGTGCGGCGCGTGCTGGTGGTGGATCTCGATGTTCACCAGGGCAACGGCACGGCGGCGATTTTCGGCGGCGATCCCCGGGTCTTCACCTTTTCGATGCACGGCCGGCGCAACTTCCCGGCCCGCAAGGTCCCCGGCGATCTCGACCTGGCCCTCGAAGACGGTACCGGTGACGACGAGTACCTGGACCTCCTCGACCAGGCCCTCGAACGGGCCTTCGCCGCCAGCGGGGCGGAGTTGGTGATCTACGTCGCCGGCGCCGATCCCTTCGCCGGCGATCGCCTCGGGCGCCTGGCGCTGAGTCGCGCTGGCCTGGCGGAGCGGGATCGGCGGGTCTTCGCCGGCGCCCGCCGCGAGGGGCTGCCGGTGGCCGCCGTGATGGCCGGCGGCTATGCCCGCGACGTCGACGACGTGGTCGCCATTCACCAGGTCACCGTCGAGACGGCGGTGCGCAACTGCACCGGCACCGCCGGCGGCGCGATAGAATAA
- a CDS encoding tryptophan 2,3-dioxygenase family protein, translating to MALTYGEYLRIDELLALQSPRSEGPEHDEVLFIVIHQVYELWFKQILHEIDYLRPHLERGDGAVSLATFKRILTVLKTMVGQVDILETMTPVSFLSFRSRIESASGFQSWQFREVEIALGMRGPRLAARQPEGSEGRRRLEARLAEPSVFDAFLRFLVHHGQPVPESLLHRDLAEAVEPSPELQATLVEIYHHQPPLRAICERLVDLDEGIQEWRYRHVKMVERTIGTKAGTGGSSGAEYLRKTLFRPLYPDLWAIRSHL from the coding sequence GTGGCATTGACCTACGGCGAATACCTGCGAATCGATGAGCTATTGGCGCTGCAGAGCCCGCGCTCCGAAGGGCCCGAGCACGACGAAGTCCTGTTTATCGTCATCCACCAGGTCTACGAGCTCTGGTTCAAGCAGATCCTCCACGAGATCGACTACCTGCGTCCTCATCTGGAGCGGGGCGATGGAGCGGTCTCCTTGGCGACCTTCAAGCGCATCTTGACGGTGCTCAAGACGATGGTCGGTCAGGTCGACATCCTGGAGACCATGACACCGGTTTCCTTCCTTTCCTTCCGATCTCGCATCGAGTCCGCCAGCGGCTTTCAGTCCTGGCAGTTCCGTGAGGTCGAGATCGCCCTCGGCATGCGCGGTCCCCGGCTGGCGGCGCGGCAGCCGGAGGGCAGTGAGGGGCGCCGCCGGCTCGAGGCCCGCCTCGCCGAGCCATCGGTCTTCGATGCCTTCCTGCGATTTCTGGTGCATCACGGCCAACCGGTTCCGGAGAGCCTGCTGCATCGCGACCTCGCCGAGGCGGTGGAGCCCAGTCCCGAGCTGCAGGCGACGCTGGTCGAGATCTACCATCACCAGCCGCCCCTGCGCGCCATTTGTGAGCGTCTGGTGGACCTCGACGAGGGCATCCAGGAGTGGCGCTATCGCCACGTCAAGATGGTCGAGCGCACCATCGGCACCAAGGCCGGCACCGGCGGCTCGAGCGGCGCCGAGTACCTGCGCAAGACTCTCTTCCGGCCGCTCTACCCGGACCTCTGGGCGATCCGCAGCCATTTGTAG
- a CDS encoding metal-dependent transcriptional regulator has protein sequence MATSTVEDYLKCILLEQQKNPADRVTTGRIAASLRVAPGTATAMVKTLAQSSLVAYEPYSGVHLTESGRQLATHVLRRHRLVELFLVKILGLDWSEVHDEAEHLEHVVSDRVIERMDHMLGYPSVDPHGDPIPNAEGVVEEPDGVSLLGCSTTQAVRVVRIDDQSPEFLQLVERRGLKPGSRLQVAHRDPAADTVELRLAVGGDLSLGWRAASKIFVLPERDDPGPAAMAP, from the coding sequence ATGGCGACGAGTACGGTCGAGGACTACCTCAAGTGCATTCTGCTCGAGCAGCAGAAGAACCCCGCCGACCGGGTGACGACGGGGCGCATCGCGGCCTCCTTGCGGGTCGCGCCGGGCACCGCGACGGCGATGGTCAAGACCCTGGCGCAGAGCTCGCTGGTGGCCTACGAGCCCTACAGTGGAGTGCATCTCACGGAGTCCGGCCGCCAGCTCGCCACCCATGTCCTGCGGCGCCATCGGTTGGTGGAGCTTTTCCTGGTCAAGATCCTCGGTCTCGACTGGTCGGAGGTCCACGACGAGGCGGAGCACCTCGAGCACGTCGTCTCGGACCGCGTCATCGAGCGCATGGATCACATGCTGGGCTATCCCTCCGTCGACCCCCACGGTGATCCCATTCCCAACGCCGAGGGCGTGGTCGAAGAGCCCGACGGTGTCAGTCTGCTGGGGTGCTCGACGACGCAGGCGGTGCGGGTGGTGCGAATCGACGACCAGAGTCCGGAGTTTCTGCAACTGGTGGAGCGGCGCGGTCTCAAGCCCGGCAGCCGGCTGCAGGTGGCGCATCGCGATCCAGCGGCCGATACGGTCGAGCTGCGTCTCGCCGTCGGCGGAGATCTCAGCCTCGGCTGGCGGGCGGCCTCGAAGATTTTCGTCCTTCCGGAGCGGGACGATCCGGGGCCGGCAGCGATGGCTCCCTGA
- a CDS encoding zinc ABC transporter substrate-binding protein: protein MPKNQGATVARIILPLVGLLFWVACGGSPEPAADAKPRIIATTGMIADMAQRIAGDEAQVEALMQPGIDPHLFKASESDVRRLAEADLILYNGLHLEGKMGDVLKKMSRSRPVVAVAEVIAPDALREPPGLPGQYDPHIWFDIVLWRATLAPIRQALSDLLPDHATAFEARAAALDGELAALHGWVEETLARLPEERRILVTAHDAFGYFGARYGIEVIGLQGISTLSEAGLQDVERVVDRVVEEKIPAIFVESSVPQRSIEAVQAAVAARGHRVTIGGALFSDSMGPAGTPEGTYLGMVRHNVGTFVDAMSPANQEATP, encoded by the coding sequence ATGCCAAAAAATCAAGGCGCCACCGTTGCTCGAATCATCCTGCCGCTCGTCGGCCTGCTCTTCTGGGTTGCCTGCGGCGGGTCTCCGGAGCCCGCCGCCGACGCCAAGCCTCGGATCATCGCCACCACCGGCATGATCGCCGACATGGCGCAGCGCATCGCCGGCGACGAGGCCCAGGTGGAGGCCCTGATGCAGCCGGGCATCGACCCCCACCTCTTCAAGGCCAGCGAGAGCGATGTCCGACGCCTCGCCGAAGCCGACCTCATCCTCTACAACGGCCTCCACCTGGAGGGCAAGATGGGTGACGTCCTGAAGAAGATGAGCCGCTCTCGGCCGGTGGTGGCGGTGGCCGAGGTGATCGCCCCCGATGCGCTTCGCGAGCCCCCCGGCCTGCCCGGCCAGTACGATCCCCACATCTGGTTCGACATCGTCCTGTGGCGCGCCACCCTGGCGCCGATCCGGCAAGCCCTGAGCGACCTGCTCCCCGACCACGCGACCGCCTTCGAGGCCCGCGCCGCCGCCCTCGACGGTGAGCTCGCCGCCCTCCACGGCTGGGTCGAGGAGACCCTGGCGCGGCTTCCGGAGGAGCGCCGCATCCTGGTGACGGCCCATGACGCCTTCGGCTACTTCGGCGCCCGCTACGGCATCGAGGTGATCGGCCTGCAGGGCATCAGCACCCTTTCCGAGGCCGGTCTGCAGGACGTCGAGCGGGTCGTCGACCGGGTGGTCGAGGAGAAGATCCCCGCCATCTTCGTCGAGTCGAGCGTGCCCCAGCGCTCGATCGAGGCGGTGCAGGCGGCGGTGGCGGCACGCGGCCACCGGGTGACCATCGGCGGTGCCCTGTTCTCCGATTCGATGGGCCCCGCCGGCACCCCCGAGGGCACCTACCTCGGCATGGTGCGCCACAACGTGGGCACCTTCGTCGATGCCATGTCCCCGGCGAACCAGGAGGCGACGCCGTGA
- a CDS encoding metal ABC transporter ATP-binding protein: MSEPRDHPHSDVALEVHDLTVAYRSQPVLWDIDLELPAGQLIAIVGPNGAGKSTLLKAVLGLVRPITGWVQVFQAPYRQRRSWVGYVPQRESVDWDFPTSALDVVTMGLYGELGWFRRPGRAQRKKALECLAMVGMEEYADRQISQLSGGQQQRVFLARALAQDARLYLMDEPFAGVDATTEKAILEMLKELRDRGRTVVAVHHDLQTVAEYFDHVVLLNMRLVAAGPVSSTFTQENLQRTYGGKLTVLTQAAEALLGQRNAP, translated from the coding sequence GTGAGCGAGCCCCGCGATCATCCCCACTCGGACGTCGCCCTCGAGGTCCACGACCTCACCGTCGCCTATCGCTCCCAGCCGGTGCTCTGGGACATCGACCTCGAGCTGCCGGCCGGTCAGCTGATCGCCATCGTCGGCCCCAACGGCGCCGGCAAGTCGACCCTGCTGAAGGCCGTTCTGGGGCTGGTACGGCCGATCACCGGCTGGGTTCAGGTCTTCCAGGCACCGTACCGCCAGCGGCGCTCCTGGGTGGGCTATGTGCCGCAGCGCGAGAGCGTCGACTGGGACTTTCCCACCAGCGCCCTCGACGTCGTCACGATGGGCCTCTACGGCGAGCTCGGTTGGTTCCGCCGGCCCGGCCGCGCGCAGCGCAAGAAGGCCCTCGAGTGCCTCGCCATGGTCGGCATGGAGGAGTACGCCGACCGCCAGATCAGCCAGCTCTCGGGGGGCCAGCAGCAGCGCGTCTTCCTGGCCCGGGCACTGGCCCAGGACGCCCGCCTCTACCTGATGGACGAGCCCTTCGCCGGCGTCGACGCCACCACCGAGAAGGCCATCCTCGAGATGCTCAAGGAGCTGCGCGATCGCGGCCGCACGGTGGTGGCGGTGCACCACGACCTGCAGACCGTGGCGGAGTACTTCGACCATGTCGTGCTGCTCAACATGCGCCTGGTGGCCGCCGGGCCGGTGTCCTCGACCTTCACCCAAGAGAACCTGCAGCGCACCTACGGCGGCAAGCTGACAGTGTTGACCCAGGCCGCCGAAGCCCTCCTCGGCCAGCGCAACGCCCCATGA
- a CDS encoding iron chelate uptake ABC transporter family permease subunit, translated as MSFELTFAARNVLLGAGLLGALGGTLGSFAFLRRQSLLGDALAHAALPGVCLGFLISGVKAPLPLFLGALVAGLLGALFILATIRLTRIKEDTAIGIVLSVFFGAGIVLLTHIQKLPTGNQSGLDRFLFGQAATLLPEDVARMSWLGAAVLVTVLLFYKELKLMSFDADFGASLGFPVRRLEVLLTLLLVVVVVVGLQTVGVVLIVATLITPAAAARQWTERLGRMIGLSAAIGAGAGLVGAYASATIPKLPTGPAIVLISSSVLVASLLFAPNRGILWAMLRERRLTRRIRRENLLKDLYRLCEDRDDWNLLLPAVLLMGVRGQSAPQLARSARPLIAGGELEERDGAWRLTPRGKAEAARVVRKHRLWELYLTRKLELASDHVHRDAEAMEHVLTDRAVAELEARLGFPETDPHGRPIPAAPDLAAVGGRP; from the coding sequence ATGAGCTTCGAGCTCACCTTCGCGGCCCGCAACGTGCTCCTCGGGGCAGGCCTGCTGGGAGCCCTCGGCGGCACCCTCGGCAGCTTCGCCTTCCTGCGGCGCCAGAGCCTCCTCGGCGACGCCCTCGCCCACGCCGCCCTCCCCGGGGTCTGTCTCGGCTTCCTGATCTCCGGCGTCAAGGCACCGCTGCCGCTGTTTCTCGGCGCCCTCGTCGCCGGCCTGCTGGGAGCGCTCTTCATCCTCGCCACCATCCGCCTCACCCGGATCAAGGAGGACACCGCCATCGGCATCGTGCTGTCGGTGTTCTTCGGTGCCGGCATCGTGCTCCTGACCCACATTCAGAAGCTGCCGACGGGCAACCAGAGCGGCCTCGATCGGTTTCTGTTCGGGCAAGCGGCCACCCTGCTGCCGGAAGACGTCGCCCGCATGAGCTGGCTCGGCGCGGCGGTGCTGGTCACCGTCCTGCTGTTCTACAAAGAGCTCAAGCTGATGTCCTTCGACGCCGACTTCGGGGCCAGCCTGGGCTTCCCGGTGCGCCGCCTCGAAGTCCTGCTGACGCTGCTCCTGGTGGTGGTCGTAGTGGTCGGTCTGCAGACCGTCGGCGTGGTGCTGATCGTCGCCACCTTGATCACCCCCGCCGCCGCCGCCCGCCAGTGGACCGAGCGTCTCGGCCGCATGATCGGGCTTTCCGCCGCCATCGGCGCCGGCGCCGGTCTGGTCGGCGCCTATGCCAGCGCCACTATTCCGAAGCTGCCGACGGGACCGGCGATCGTGCTGATCTCGAGCTCGGTGCTGGTGGCATCGCTGCTCTTCGCCCCCAATCGCGGCATCCTGTGGGCGATGCTGCGGGAGCGGCGCCTGACCCGGCGCATTCGACGCGAAAACCTGCTCAAAGATCTCTACCGCCTGTGCGAGGACCGCGACGACTGGAACCTGTTGCTGCCGGCGGTGCTACTGATGGGCGTGCGCGGCCAATCGGCGCCGCAGCTCGCCCGCAGCGCCCGACCGCTGATCGCCGGCGGTGAGCTCGAGGAGCGCGACGGAGCCTGGCGGCTGACCCCGCGCGGCAAAGCCGAGGCCGCCCGGGTGGTGCGCAAGCACCGCCTCTGGGAGCTCTACTTGACCCGCAAGCTCGAGCTCGCCAGCGACCACGTCCACCGCGACGCGGAGGCCATGGAGCACGTTCTGACGGACCGCGCCGTGGCCGAGCTCGAAGCCCGCCTCGGCTTTCCCGAGACCGACCCCCACGGTCGCCCGATTCCGGCCGCCCCGGACCTTGCGGCCGTCGGAGGCCGACCATGA
- a CDS encoding metal ABC transporter permease: protein MSPTLVILLVGSCVAASCALVGSFLVLRKMALMGDAISHAVLPGIAIAFLLTGDRSPLPMIIGAGALGVLTVFLVELFHRSGRLQEDASIGVVFPALFSIGVIVISRYAAQVDLDLDCVLYGEIAYTPWDTLSWGDHNLGPKALWVSGGTLLLNLALVFGLFKELKVSTFDPELGAALGFSSVALHYILMSAVSVTVVGAFESVGAILVVAMLVVPPATAYLLTDRLATMIWLGAAFGVASALGGYWLARWWDASIAGAMATVAGALFVGAMVLSPRHGLLARALGRWRGARRMDGQLVMLHLEKGRHPLPLATLVQRFGWRRTRLDRTLRELEAAGWVRRQKGGVALTDEGAEALERSGQDRLAHHLSPA from the coding sequence ATGAGCCCGACCCTGGTGATTCTGCTGGTGGGCAGCTGCGTCGCGGCGAGCTGCGCCCTCGTCGGCAGCTTTCTGGTGCTGCGCAAGATGGCCCTGATGGGCGACGCCATCAGCCACGCCGTCCTGCCCGGCATCGCCATCGCCTTCCTGCTCACCGGCGACCGCTCGCCGCTGCCGATGATCATCGGAGCCGGCGCCCTCGGCGTGCTCACCGTCTTCCTGGTCGAGCTCTTCCACCGCAGCGGCCGACTCCAGGAAGACGCCTCCATCGGGGTCGTCTTTCCAGCGCTGTTCTCGATCGGGGTGATCGTGATCAGCCGATACGCCGCGCAGGTCGATCTCGACCTCGACTGCGTCCTCTACGGCGAGATCGCCTACACCCCTTGGGACACCCTCTCTTGGGGTGACCACAATCTCGGACCCAAGGCCCTGTGGGTGAGCGGCGGCACCCTGCTGCTCAACCTCGCGCTGGTCTTCGGACTCTTCAAGGAGCTCAAGGTCTCGACCTTCGATCCAGAGCTCGGCGCCGCCCTCGGCTTCTCCTCGGTGGCGCTCCACTACATCTTGATGAGCGCCGTTTCGGTGACCGTGGTGGGAGCCTTCGAGTCGGTGGGAGCGATTCTGGTGGTCGCCATGCTGGTGGTGCCTCCGGCGACCGCTTACCTGCTCACCGACCGCCTGGCGACGATGATCTGGCTAGGCGCTGCCTTCGGCGTCGCCTCGGCCCTGGGCGGGTACTGGCTGGCGCGCTGGTGGGATGCCTCGATCGCCGGCGCCATGGCGACGGTGGCCGGCGCTCTGTTCGTCGGCGCCATGGTGCTGTCGCCGCGTCACGGTCTCCTGGCCCGCGCTCTCGGACGCTGGCGCGGCGCTCGTCGCATGGATGGTCAGCTGGTGATGCTGCACCTCGAGAAGGGCCGCCATCCTCTGCCCTTGGCGACGCTGGTGCAGCGCTTCGGCTGGCGCCGGACGCGCCTCGACCGCACCCTCCGGGAGCTCGAGGCGGCGGGCTGGGTACGACGCCAGAAGGGCGGCGTCGCCCTCACCGACGAGGGGGCCGAGGCGCTCGAACGCAGCGGCCAGGATCGCCTCGCCCATCACCTCTCGCCGGCCTGA